A window from Pseudomonas alloputida encodes these proteins:
- a CDS encoding YkvA family protein produces the protein MSAPWNFARFLPLAERLLSRGRLPALLFAVARKGPRLGQLREDVKLLQSLCLAWWRGEYRAISPKALVTVVAGLLYFVSPIDAIPDWLLGVGFLDDIAVLGWVLKTVADELARFKAWRDSQAPERLRVVERLPATPEALRLERNK, from the coding sequence ATGAGCGCACCCTGGAATTTTGCCCGTTTCCTGCCATTGGCCGAGCGCCTGCTCAGCCGCGGTCGTTTGCCGGCCTTGTTGTTCGCGGTGGCGCGCAAAGGCCCGCGCCTCGGCCAACTGCGTGAAGATGTGAAGCTGCTGCAGTCGCTGTGCCTGGCCTGGTGGAGGGGGGAGTACCGCGCCATCAGCCCCAAGGCACTGGTCACTGTCGTGGCGGGCCTGCTGTATTTCGTCAGCCCCATCGATGCCATCCCGGACTGGTTGCTGGGGGTGGGTTTCCTCGATGACATCGCGGTGCTGGGCTGGGTACTGAAAACCGTGGCCGACGAGTTGGCGCGCTTCAAGGCCTGGCGCGATAGCCAGGCACCCGAACGGCTGCGCGTGGTCGAGCGCCTGCCGGCTACCCCGGAAGCGCTGCGGCTGGAGCGCAACAAGTAA
- a CDS encoding MFS transporter produces the protein MSSTPTPRAASSYTLDAAPAQRLPTRRRWFMLSLLLVATIINYVDRVNISIAAPFMAKDLGLDKVEMGLIFSAFAWTYALALVPAGFIADRFGSRLTYGVSLISWSAVTVAQGLASGFASLFGLRLAVGAMEAPAFPANSRAVTVWFPARERGMASSIYVCGQYLGTALFTGALLWLATTYDWRHVFYSTGLVGILFGVVWLVLYRDPLNCKKVSKEELAYIENGGGLVKSSQERTRFDWRQVAELFRYRQVWAICLGKFASTSALYFFLTWFPTYLIEERQLTLIKVGIFAVMPFIGATVGILLAGIVSDLLIRKGYSLSFARKLPLVVGSMLGMSIVLVNFTDSNVLCIAVLTLAFFAQGIASSSWAAVSEVAPKELIGLTGGITSLAANIGGIVTPIVIGAIVHASGSFAMAFWFIGGVALMGTLSYSLLLGKLYRIELKTAG, from the coding sequence ATGTCGAGCACGCCTACCCCCCGCGCCGCGTCGTCGTACACGCTGGACGCGGCCCCCGCCCAGCGCCTGCCTACCCGCCGCCGCTGGTTCATGCTGTCGCTGCTGCTGGTGGCGACCATCATCAACTACGTCGACCGGGTGAACATTTCCATCGCAGCGCCGTTCATGGCCAAAGACCTGGGCCTGGACAAGGTCGAGATGGGCCTGATTTTCTCCGCATTCGCCTGGACCTACGCGTTGGCCCTGGTACCGGCTGGCTTCATTGCCGACCGCTTCGGCTCACGCCTGACCTATGGCGTGTCGCTGATCAGCTGGTCGGCGGTCACCGTGGCCCAGGGCCTGGCCAGCGGCTTCGCCTCACTGTTCGGCCTGCGCCTGGCGGTCGGCGCCATGGAGGCCCCGGCCTTCCCGGCCAACAGCCGTGCGGTTACGGTATGGTTCCCCGCTCGCGAGCGCGGCATGGCCAGCAGCATCTACGTATGTGGCCAGTACCTGGGCACCGCGCTGTTCACCGGTGCGCTGCTGTGGCTGGCGACCACCTATGACTGGCGCCACGTGTTCTACAGCACCGGTCTGGTCGGCATCCTGTTCGGCGTCGTGTGGCTGGTGCTGTACCGCGACCCGCTGAACTGCAAGAAGGTAAGCAAGGAAGAACTGGCCTACATCGAGAACGGCGGTGGCCTGGTGAAGAGCAGCCAGGAACGTACGCGCTTCGACTGGCGCCAGGTTGCCGAACTGTTCCGCTATCGCCAGGTCTGGGCGATCTGCCTGGGCAAGTTCGCCAGCACCTCGGCACTGTACTTCTTCCTTACCTGGTTCCCCACTTACCTGATCGAAGAACGCCAGCTGACGCTGATCAAGGTCGGCATCTTCGCGGTCATGCCGTTCATTGGTGCCACGGTCGGCATCCTCCTGGCGGGCATCGTCTCCGACCTGCTGATCCGCAAGGGCTACTCGCTGTCGTTTGCCCGCAAGCTGCCGCTGGTGGTGGGCTCGATGCTGGGGATGTCGATCGTGCTGGTGAACTTCACCGACTCCAATGTGCTGTGCATCGCCGTGCTGACCCTGGCGTTCTTTGCCCAGGGCATAGCCTCGTCGTCGTGGGCTGCCGTGTCGGAAGTGGCGCCAAAAGAGCTGATCGGCCTGACCGGCGGCATTACCAGCCTGGCGGCGAACATCGGCGGCATCGTCACACCGATCGTGATCGGCGCCATCGTGCACGCCAGTGGCTCGTTCGCCATGGCGTTCTGGTTCATCGGTGGTGTGGCGTTGATGGGCACACTGTCTTACTCGCTGCTGCTTGGGAAGCTGTATCGCATCGAGCTGAAGACTGCGGGCTGA
- the pcaQ gene encoding pca operon transcription factor PcaQ: protein MNLDTRIKYRHLLCFLEIARQGSLARAADILSISQPAISKTLKELEDLLEARLFERSRQGVELTPAGTRFMRYAGPSVQALRDGVSSLRGEARAPSQVRIGVLSTVEGLLMPEVLCRLHQRHEALVISVVTGVSAQLLGQLHLGELELVVGRMTDSPQIQGLSFEHLYSESMSLVVRPGHPLLASTPVERGQVGRYPLVLPPAGTTIRQHADSLFVQCGIQMPAQRLETLSLALSRRYLLGSDGLWVAPRDAVLLDLRRGELVELDLGVREPGGSVGICRNAALPLSLPGQWVGEVLREVAGEYREGRYP from the coding sequence ATGAACCTCGACACCCGCATCAAATACCGCCACTTGCTGTGCTTCCTGGAGATTGCCCGGCAGGGCAGCCTGGCCAGGGCGGCCGATATCCTGTCGATCAGCCAGCCGGCGATTTCCAAGACCCTCAAGGAGCTTGAGGACCTGCTCGAGGCGCGCCTGTTCGAGCGTAGCCGCCAGGGTGTCGAGCTGACCCCGGCCGGCACCCGCTTCATGCGTTACGCCGGGCCCAGCGTGCAGGCGCTGCGCGATGGCGTCAGCAGCCTGCGCGGTGAAGCGCGGGCGCCGTCGCAGGTGCGCATTGGCGTGCTGTCCACGGTCGAAGGCCTGCTCATGCCCGAGGTGCTTTGCCGCCTGCATCAGCGCCATGAAGCGCTGGTGATCAGCGTGGTCACCGGGGTCAGCGCGCAGTTGCTTGGCCAACTTCACCTGGGGGAGCTGGAACTGGTGGTTGGGCGCATGACCGACAGCCCACAGATCCAGGGCCTGTCGTTCGAGCACCTGTACAGCGAGTCGATGAGCCTGGTGGTGCGCCCGGGTCACCCGCTGCTGGCCAGCACGCCCGTGGAGCGAGGACAGGTGGGGCGTTACCCGCTTGTGCTGCCGCCGGCCGGCACCACCATCCGTCAGCATGCCGACAGCCTGTTTGTGCAATGCGGCATCCAGATGCCGGCCCAGCGCCTGGAAACCCTGTCGCTGGCCCTGAGCCGGCGCTACCTGCTGGGTAGCGATGGCCTGTGGGTGGCGCCGCGTGATGCCGTGCTGCTCGACCTGCGCCGTGGCGAACTGGTCGAGCTTGACCTGGGTGTGCGTGAGCCGGGAGGGTCGGTGGGGATTTGCCGCAATGCCGCCTTGCCGTTGAGTTTGCCGGGGCAGTGGGTGGGTGAGGTGCTGCGGGAGGTGGCAGGGGAATATCGAGAGGGTAGGTATCCTTGA
- a CDS encoding helix-turn-helix domain-containing protein, whose amino-acid sequence MGIQVISRDGQPEYAVVPWEQYQALLSAAGQAPAEAVSSEAQGVAASAPLPAFSEVAQIRQAKGIAPEQLARNVGVSPAYLAMIESGERQPDAAIRRALAWHLGVAGWSEPS is encoded by the coding sequence ATGGGTATTCAGGTCATCAGCCGGGACGGTCAACCCGAGTACGCCGTAGTTCCCTGGGAGCAATACCAGGCGTTGCTCAGCGCTGCAGGGCAGGCACCAGCCGAGGCGGTTTCCAGTGAGGCGCAGGGCGTTGCTGCCAGTGCCCCTCTGCCAGCCTTCAGCGAAGTCGCCCAGATTCGCCAGGCCAAGGGCATTGCCCCGGAGCAACTGGCGCGCAATGTCGGGGTGAGCCCGGCGTATCTGGCCATGATCGAATCGGGTGAACGCCAGCCAGATGCTGCCATCCGCCGCGCCCTGGCCTGGCATCTGGGGGTGGCTGGCTGGAGCGAGCCATCATGA
- a CDS encoding NAD(P)H-quinone oxidoreductase — MKALQGVDGHVEWVEAERPTCDAGQVRIRVAAAGLNRADLLQMKGLYPPPPGASPYMGLECSGVVEEVGAGAAWRVGDRVCALLASGAMAEEVVVDARHVLPVPEGLGLHEAAALPEVYATAWLNIFQLGAVKAGEKVLVHAGASGVGSAAIQLCKAFGSPVWVSVGSQDRLAYCQALGAAGGVVRNENLDALEGFGPFDVILDPVGASYGELNLKLLARDGRWVIIGLMGGRKFELDLAQVLGKRLEITGSTLRNRDDGFKAELLRELQQQVWPLFAEGRLSPQLVDTYPVEFAQAAYAELETNQVSGKLVMVIDPSLV; from the coding sequence GTGAAGGCATTGCAAGGCGTTGACGGACATGTGGAGTGGGTCGAGGCCGAACGCCCGACCTGTGACGCGGGCCAAGTGCGCATTCGCGTGGCCGCTGCGGGGCTGAACCGCGCCGACCTGCTGCAGATGAAAGGTTTGTACCCGCCACCACCAGGTGCCAGCCCATACATGGGGCTGGAGTGTTCCGGGGTGGTTGAAGAGGTGGGGGCTGGTGCCGCCTGGCGCGTGGGTGACCGCGTTTGCGCCCTGCTGGCCAGCGGCGCCATGGCCGAGGAAGTGGTGGTCGATGCCCGTCACGTATTGCCGGTACCCGAAGGCCTTGGCCTGCATGAGGCGGCAGCGTTGCCGGAGGTGTATGCCACCGCCTGGCTGAACATCTTCCAGCTCGGTGCAGTGAAGGCTGGCGAGAAGGTGCTGGTGCACGCCGGCGCCAGTGGCGTTGGCTCGGCCGCCATCCAGCTGTGCAAGGCGTTCGGCAGCCCGGTATGGGTCAGCGTCGGTTCGCAGGACCGCTTGGCCTACTGCCAGGCGCTGGGCGCTGCGGGTGGTGTGGTACGTAACGAGAACCTGGACGCGCTGGAAGGTTTTGGCCCGTTCGATGTGATTCTCGACCCGGTGGGCGCCAGCTACGGTGAGCTGAACCTCAAGCTGCTGGCCCGTGACGGGCGCTGGGTGATCATCGGCCTGATGGGCGGACGCAAGTTCGAGCTGGACCTGGCCCAAGTGCTGGGCAAGCGTCTGGAAATTACCGGTTCCACCCTGCGCAACCGTGATGACGGCTTCAAGGCCGAGCTGTTGCGCGAACTGCAGCAGCAAGTATGGCCGCTGTTCGCCGAGGGGCGGTTGTCGCCGCAGCTGGTCGACACCTATCCGGTGGAGTTTGCCCAGGCGGCGTATGCCGAGCTGGAGACCAACCAGGTGTCGGGCAAGCTGGTGATGGTGATCGACCCTAGCCTGGTGTAA
- a CDS encoding FKBP-type peptidyl-prolyl cis-trans isomerase, whose translation MKQHRLAAAVALVGLVLAGCDQQASSPELKTPAQKASYGIGLNMGKSLAQEGMEDLDSKAVALGIEDAVSKKEQRIKDEELVEAFTALQKRAEERLAKASEEAASAGKKFLEENAKKPGVVTTASGLQYEVVKKADGPQPKPTDVVTVHYEGKLIDGKVFDSSVERGSPIDLPVSGVIPGWVEGLQLMHVGEKYKLFIPAELAYGAQSPSPLIPANSVLVFDLELIAIKDPAQLQGAEPQAEAPEEAPAK comes from the coding sequence ATGAAACAGCATCGTTTGGCGGCTGCGGTTGCCCTGGTAGGCCTGGTACTGGCTGGCTGCGATCAACAAGCCAGCAGCCCCGAGCTGAAGACTCCGGCGCAGAAAGCCTCCTACGGTATCGGCCTGAACATGGGCAAGAGCCTGGCTCAGGAAGGCATGGAAGACCTTGATTCGAAAGCAGTCGCCCTCGGCATCGAAGACGCCGTTAGCAAGAAAGAACAACGCATCAAGGATGAAGAGCTGGTAGAGGCCTTCACCGCATTGCAGAAACGCGCCGAGGAGCGCCTGGCCAAGGCCAGCGAAGAAGCCGCCTCCGCCGGCAAGAAATTCCTCGAAGAAAACGCCAAGAAGCCAGGCGTGGTTACCACTGCCTCGGGCCTGCAGTACGAAGTGGTCAAGAAGGCCGACGGCCCGCAGCCCAAACCGACTGACGTGGTCACTGTCCACTACGAAGGCAAGCTGATCGATGGCAAGGTCTTCGACAGCTCCGTCGAGCGTGGCAGCCCGATCGACCTGCCGGTCAGCGGTGTGATCCCAGGTTGGGTCGAAGGTTTGCAACTGATGCACGTCGGCGAGAAGTACAAGTTGTTCATCCCGGCTGAACTGGCCTATGGCGCACAAAGCCCAAGCCCGCTGATCCCGGCCAACTCGGTACTGGTGTTCGATCTGGAACTGATCGCCATCAAGGACCCGGCCCAGTTGCAAGGTGCCGAGCCGCAGGCCGAAGCCCCTGAAGAAGCACCTGCCAAGTAA
- a CDS encoding HAD family hydrolase: MALAIFDLDETLIHGDCASLWSEQMARLGWVDGKDFLRRDHELMEAYGRGHLQMEDYMAFSLEPIAGRTLEEVEHLVAPWVEEVIEPIIYGDACRCIAEHRKRGDRTLIISASGTHLVGPIAARLGVDEYLAIELEAVNGVYTGKTHGVLTYREGKITRLLEWLDQEQENLEGASFYSDSRNDLPLLLRVDHPHVVNPDAVLREHAEINGWPTLSWS, translated from the coding sequence ATGGCACTGGCAATTTTCGATCTGGACGAAACCCTGATCCACGGCGACTGCGCATCACTGTGGAGCGAGCAGATGGCCCGGCTGGGCTGGGTCGACGGCAAGGATTTCCTGCGCCGCGACCATGAACTGATGGAAGCCTATGGCAGGGGCCACCTGCAGATGGAGGACTACATGGCCTTCAGCCTGGAGCCGATTGCCGGGCGTACCCTGGAAGAAGTCGAGCACCTGGTGGCACCGTGGGTCGAAGAAGTGATCGAACCGATCATTTACGGTGACGCCTGCCGCTGCATTGCCGAGCACCGCAAGCGTGGGGATCGCACCCTGATCATTTCCGCTTCGGGGACGCACCTGGTCGGGCCGATTGCCGCGAGACTGGGCGTGGATGAGTACCTGGCCATCGAGCTGGAGGCAGTGAACGGGGTGTACACCGGCAAGACCCACGGGGTGCTGACCTATCGTGAGGGCAAGATCACGCGGTTGCTGGAATGGCTGGATCAGGAGCAGGAAAACCTGGAGGGCGCGAGTTTCTATTCCGATTCGAGGAATGACTTGCCGTTGTTGTTGAGAGTGGATCACCCGCATGTGGTGAACCCGGACGCAGTGTTGCGCGAGCATGCCGAGATCAATGGGTGGCCGACTCTGAGCTGGAGCTGA
- a CDS encoding carboxy terminal-processing peptidase produces MKHFLPSTALAVMIGLGSLTLGGNAAAANKWDSLQPDRDEIVASLNVVELLKRHHYSKPPLDDARSVIIYDSYIKLLDPARSYFTAADIAEFDKWKTQFDDFLKSGNLDPGFTIYKRYLDRVKQRLDFALAELNKGVDKIDFTTKETLLIDRKDAPWMKNQAELDDLWRKRVKDEVLRQKIAGKEPKQIQETLIKRYKNQLTRLDQTRAEDIFQAYINTFAQSYDPHTNYLSPDNAENFDINMSLSLEGIGAVLQSDNDQVKIVRLVPAGPAAKTKQVAPADKIIGVAQGNKEMVDVVGWRLDEVVKLIRGPKGSVVRLEIIPASNAPSDQTSKIVSITREAVKLEEQAAKKSVLKLKQDGRDYKLGIIEIPAFYLDFKAYRAGDPEYKSTTRDVKKLLTELQKEKVDGVVIDLRNNGGGSLQEATELTSLFIEKGPTVLVRNSDGRVDVLEDENPGAFYKGPLALLVNRLSASASEIFAGAMQDYHRALIIGGQTFGKGTVQTIQPLNHGELKLTLAKFYRVSGQSTQHQGVLPDIDYPSIIDTKEIGESALPEAMPWDTIRPVVKPAADPFRPFLAQLKAQHEARSDKDAEFTYIRDRLALTQKLMNEKTVSLNEQERRARHDSIESKQLALENTRRKAKGEEPLKELKKEDEDALPVEDENTKPEDDAYLAETGRILIDYLSASTKVAKK; encoded by the coding sequence ATGAAGCATTTCCTTCCAAGCACCGCACTGGCTGTGATGATCGGCCTGGGCAGCCTCACGCTCGGCGGCAATGCGGCGGCCGCCAACAAGTGGGACAGCCTGCAGCCCGACCGCGACGAGATCGTCGCCAGCCTCAACGTGGTGGAATTGCTCAAGCGCCACCACTACAGCAAGCCGCCCCTGGACGATGCCCGTTCGGTCATTATCTACGACAGCTACATCAAGCTGCTGGACCCGGCGCGCAGCTACTTCACCGCTGCCGACATTGCCGAATTCGATAAATGGAAAACGCAATTCGACGATTTCCTCAAGAGCGGCAACCTGGACCCGGGCTTCACCATCTACAAGCGCTACCTCGACCGCGTCAAGCAACGCCTGGACTTCGCCCTGGCCGAGCTGAACAAGGGTGTGGACAAGATTGACTTCACCACCAAGGAAACCTTGCTGATCGACCGCAAGGACGCGCCGTGGATGAAGAACCAGGCCGAGCTCGACGACTTGTGGCGCAAACGCGTCAAAGACGAAGTGCTGCGCCAGAAGATCGCCGGCAAGGAACCCAAGCAGATCCAGGAAACCCTGATCAAGCGCTACAAGAACCAGCTCACGCGCCTGGACCAGACCCGTGCCGAGGACATCTTCCAGGCCTACATCAACACCTTTGCCCAGTCCTACGACCCACACACCAACTACCTGTCGCCGGACAACGCCGAAAACTTCGACATCAACATGAGCCTGTCGCTCGAAGGCATTGGTGCAGTGCTGCAAAGCGACAACGACCAGGTCAAGATCGTGCGCCTGGTGCCAGCGGGCCCGGCAGCCAAGACCAAGCAGGTGGCACCGGCTGACAAGATCATCGGCGTGGCCCAGGGCAACAAGGAGATGGTCGACGTGGTGGGCTGGCGCCTGGACGAAGTGGTCAAGCTGATCCGCGGCCCGAAAGGCTCGGTGGTGCGCCTGGAAATCATCCCGGCCAGCAATGCGCCTAGTGACCAGACCAGCAAGATTGTGTCGATCACCCGTGAAGCGGTGAAGCTTGAAGAACAGGCGGCGAAGAAGTCGGTGCTCAAGCTCAAGCAGGACGGGCGTGACTACAAGCTGGGCATCATCGAGATCCCGGCCTTCTACCTGGACTTCAAGGCCTACCGCGCTGGCGACCCCGAGTACAAGAGCACCACGCGTGACGTGAAGAAGCTGCTCACCGAACTGCAGAAAGAGAAAGTCGACGGCGTGGTCATCGACCTGCGCAACAACGGCGGCGGCTCGCTGCAGGAAGCCACCGAGCTGACCAGCCTGTTCATCGAGAAAGGCCCGACCGTGCTGGTGCGCAACAGCGATGGCCGTGTCGACGTGCTGGAAGACGAAAACCCGGGGGCCTTCTACAAGGGCCCGCTGGCACTGCTGGTCAACCGCCTGTCGGCCTCGGCATCGGAGATCTTCGCCGGTGCCATGCAGGACTACCACCGCGCGCTGATCATCGGTGGCCAGACCTTCGGCAAAGGCACCGTGCAGACCATCCAGCCGCTCAACCATGGCGAGCTGAAGCTGACCCTGGCCAAGTTCTACCGGGTTTCCGGGCAGAGTACCCAGCATCAGGGGGTACTGCCGGACATCGACTACCCCTCGATCATCGACACCAAGGAAATCGGCGAGAGCGCCCTGCCAGAGGCCATGCCGTGGGACACCATCCGCCCGGTGGTCAAGCCTGCGGCCGATCCGTTCAGGCCGTTCCTGGCCCAGCTCAAGGCGCAACATGAGGCGCGCAGCGACAAGGATGCCGAGTTCACCTACATCCGCGACCGCCTGGCCCTGACCCAGAAGCTGATGAACGAGAAAACCGTCAGCCTCAACGAGCAGGAACGCCGCGCACGCCACGACAGCATCGAGAGCAAGCAACTGGCGCTGGAAAACACCCGCCGCAAGGCCAAGGGTGAAGAACCGCTGAAAGAGCTGAAGAAAGAGGACGAAGACGCTCTGCCGGTCGAGGATGAAAATACCAAGCCGGAAGACGACGCTTACCTCGCGGAAACCGGTCGCATCCTGATCGACTACCTCAGTGCCAGCACCAAGGTGGCCAAGAAGTAA
- a CDS encoding EAL domain-containing protein codes for MTVAEQLSALSAILAQRSIHSLFQPIMCLSEHRVFGHEALSRGPSNSPLHAPLNLFTIARQAGRLTELEAACRESACRRFSEQQLQGKLFLNISPESLLEPHYPSGLTLKLLEQVGLPPSRVVIELTEHTPTDDFQLLSNALHHYRDMGFSIAIDDLGAGYSSLRLWSELRPEYVKIDRHFIDGIHRDPLKREFVGSILQIARASKAQVIAEGIELAEELAVLVEMGVDLVQGYLLGRPQEMGVRDSGLLPALTQVPLAEQPTVHLNATIGQLLELFGRYQHLEALEVVDADGRGCGLIHRDALPVPAYSRVNPLLRGPVPNHQSGVGAGLPANTVAAATENDGWKLASRPCLFAQGHHL; via the coding sequence ATGACCGTTGCCGAACAGCTCAGTGCCTTGAGTGCCATCCTGGCTCAGCGCAGTATTCACAGTCTGTTCCAGCCAATCATGTGCCTGAGTGAACATAGGGTATTCGGCCATGAGGCGCTGAGCCGTGGCCCATCCAATAGCCCGCTGCATGCGCCGCTCAACCTGTTTACCATCGCCCGCCAGGCCGGCCGCCTGACCGAGCTGGAGGCCGCTTGCCGAGAAAGCGCCTGCCGACGCTTCAGCGAGCAGCAACTGCAGGGCAAACTGTTTCTCAACATCTCACCTGAATCGCTGCTGGAGCCGCACTACCCCTCCGGCCTGACCCTGAAACTGCTCGAACAGGTTGGCCTGCCGCCCAGCCGGGTGGTGATCGAGTTGACCGAGCACACGCCCACCGACGACTTCCAGCTGCTGTCCAATGCCCTGCACCACTATCGCGACATGGGCTTCTCGATTGCCATCGACGACCTGGGCGCGGGCTATTCCAGCCTGCGCCTGTGGTCGGAGCTGCGCCCCGAGTACGTGAAGATCGACCGGCACTTCATTGACGGCATCCACCGTGACCCGCTCAAGCGCGAGTTTGTTGGCTCTATCTTGCAGATCGCCCGCGCATCGAAGGCACAGGTGATTGCCGAGGGCATCGAGCTGGCGGAAGAGCTGGCGGTGCTGGTGGAGATGGGCGTGGACCTGGTGCAGGGCTATTTGCTAGGGCGGCCACAGGAGATGGGGGTGCGCGACAGCGGGCTTTTACCAGCGTTGACGCAGGTGCCACTGGCTGAACAACCGACAGTGCACTTGAATGCCACGATCGGGCAGCTGCTGGAGCTGTTTGGCCGATACCAGCACCTGGAGGCATTGGAAGTGGTGGATGCCGATGGCAGGGGGTGCGGGTTGATTCACAGGGATGCGCTGCCTGTGCCGGCCTATTCGCGGGTGAACCCGCTCCTACGGGGGCCTGTGCCCAATCACCAATCAGGCGTAGGAGCGGGTTTACCCGCGAATACGGTGGCGGCGGCAACGGAGAACGACGGGTGGAAATTGGCCAGCAGGCCCTGCCTTTTCGCTCAGGGTCACCACCTATAA
- a CDS encoding helix-turn-helix transcriptional regulator, with translation MPPKREVPTYVMQQRSELMDFYIRDQRGRPAETAPHRHEYFQIQVNLGGDTVQHIGSVQRPFRRNTLAFILPHRVHVIPHPADSDFVVINFSQTFLLPHLACDPMDLEEVSILQAPELSPFRFQEHLDFHLSDPDFAEVRQTLERMRALDANRRFGTREILKGLLLQLIGQVCGLYAEPLRELADSNAAQLSRRAALGRMSDYLRRHIDDPDLNLQKVAAATYLSPTYLTHWLRKEIGKTFSELVLERRMHAARNYLLNGSRPVGEVARLCGFADEAYFSRRFRQIHGLPPGQFRRQQRDPDTPQAAML, from the coding sequence ATGCCCCCCAAGCGCGAGGTTCCGACCTATGTCATGCAGCAGCGCAGCGAGCTGATGGATTTCTACATCCGCGACCAGCGCGGGCGTCCCGCCGAGACCGCGCCGCATCGTCATGAGTACTTCCAGATCCAGGTCAATCTTGGCGGCGACACGGTGCAACACATCGGCAGCGTGCAACGCCCATTCAGACGCAACACCCTGGCCTTCATCCTGCCGCACCGGGTGCATGTAATACCGCATCCGGCGGACAGCGACTTCGTGGTGATCAATTTCTCCCAGACGTTCCTGCTGCCGCACCTGGCCTGCGACCCGATGGACCTGGAGGAAGTGTCGATCCTGCAGGCGCCGGAGCTGTCGCCGTTCCGCTTTCAGGAGCATCTCGACTTCCACCTGAGTGACCCGGACTTTGCCGAGGTACGACAAACCCTCGAGCGCATGCGTGCGCTGGATGCCAACCGCCGTTTCGGCACCCGCGAAATCCTCAAAGGCCTGTTGCTGCAGCTGATCGGCCAGGTCTGTGGCCTGTATGCCGAGCCGCTGCGCGAACTGGCCGACAGCAACGCGGCCCAGCTCAGCCGCCGCGCCGCGCTGGGCCGCATGAGCGACTACCTGCGCCGGCATATCGACGACCCCGATCTGAACCTGCAGAAAGTCGCCGCCGCCACCTACCTGTCGCCGACCTACCTGACCCACTGGCTGCGCAAGGAAATCGGCAAGACCTTCAGCGAGCTGGTGCTGGAGCGGCGCATGCACGCCGCACGCAACTACCTGCTCAACGGCAGCCGCCCGGTGGGCGAGGTGGCGCGACTATGTGGCTTTGCGGACGAAGCCTACTTCTCTCGACGTTTCCGCCAGATCCACGGCCTGCCACCTGGCCAGTTCCGCCGCCAGCAACGTGACCCGGATACGCCGCAGGCGGCAATGCTTTAA
- a CDS encoding fumarylacetoacetate hydrolase family protein, whose product MTYLFNPPAIVSLPIRGSDARFPVGRVFCLGRNYPWPESYGAAPQEPVFFMKPASNVVEALGELPFPPQTDEFCHEIELVAAIAKGGANIAREHALEHVFGFAAGLDMTRRDHQRKAKAEGLPWEAAKVFEASAPMTAIVPASECDWPLDTSLWLQVNGQERQRAHLSQQTWALAEVISRLSRQLPLRPGDLIMTGSPPGVAPLNPGDTLHAGIDGIGELHLHVGPRPVGHTANAA is encoded by the coding sequence ATGACTTACCTGTTCAACCCGCCGGCCATCGTCAGCCTGCCGATCCGCGGCAGCGATGCGCGCTTCCCGGTCGGCCGGGTGTTCTGCCTCGGCCGCAACTACCCGTGGCCGGAATCCTACGGCGCGGCGCCGCAGGAGCCTGTGTTTTTCATGAAACCGGCAAGCAACGTGGTCGAGGCACTGGGCGAACTGCCCTTCCCGCCGCAGACCGACGAGTTCTGCCATGAAATCGAGCTGGTCGCGGCCATCGCCAAAGGCGGCGCCAACATCGCCCGCGAGCATGCCCTGGAGCACGTGTTCGGCTTTGCCGCCGGTCTGGACATGACCCGTCGCGATCATCAGCGCAAGGCCAAGGCCGAGGGCCTGCCGTGGGAAGCCGCCAAGGTATTCGAGGCTTCGGCACCGATGACCGCCATCGTCCCTGCCAGTGAATGCGACTGGCCGCTGGATACGTCGCTATGGCTGCAGGTCAATGGCCAGGAGCGCCAACGTGCACACCTCAGCCAGCAGACCTGGGCATTGGCTGAAGTGATCAGCAGGCTGTCTCGCCAACTGCCGCTGCGCCCGGGCGACCTGATCATGACCGGCAGCCCGCCCGGCGTGGCACCGCTGAACCCGGGCGACACCCTTCACGCCGGCATCGATGGTATCGGCGAACTGCACCTGCACGTCGGTCCTCGCCCTGTCGGGCATACCGCCAACGCCGCCTGA